A single genomic interval of Zobellia nedashkovskayae harbors:
- a CDS encoding Gfo/Idh/MocA family oxidoreductase, which yields MKNSRRKFLSSISMLAASSAMPLHAFDFGSSKKLKVALVGTGIRGITFWGKRLVDEYSDIIEFVGLSDINASRLAYGKKYIGAACPVFLDFEKMVKDTGPNLIIVTTKDSTHHEFIIKGLNMGCDVLTEKPLTVDEIKCQAILDAEKKSEKNLIVGFNYRWSPYATKIKELLMDKTIGDLISVDFSWYLNTYHGASYFRRWHGEMESSGSLWVHKSTHHFDLLNWWIDSEPSEVFAYGDLEFYGKNGPFRGDNCRTCKHSKECDFYWDITQNEFMKELYVDHEQEDGYIRDNCLFRKDIDIYDKMSAQVKYADNTTLNYSLTTYSPFEGWRVALNGTKGRIEASQDIPYHNDITVSEAEKHTNEMDQTNKEELSYEPIIVHKLWKQHETIQVPMEKKGHGGGDKRLQDKIFKTSDIEDPYGRTAGIRDGAMSILIGIGARRSIEQKKPVQISELTDLKPQKKR from the coding sequence ATGAAAAATTCTCGACGAAAGTTCTTGTCTTCCATAAGTATGCTTGCCGCCAGTTCTGCTATGCCATTACATGCTTTTGATTTTGGCTCATCAAAAAAACTGAAAGTAGCCCTTGTTGGAACGGGAATACGAGGGATCACATTTTGGGGTAAAAGATTAGTTGACGAGTACTCAGATATTATTGAATTTGTGGGACTTTCCGATATAAATGCCAGTAGATTAGCTTATGGCAAAAAGTACATTGGTGCCGCCTGTCCTGTTTTTCTTGACTTTGAGAAAATGGTGAAGGATACTGGCCCAAACCTTATTATTGTTACTACTAAGGATTCAACCCATCATGAATTTATAATAAAAGGTTTAAACATGGGTTGCGATGTACTAACGGAGAAGCCCCTTACCGTAGATGAAATAAAATGCCAGGCAATTTTGGATGCTGAGAAAAAATCCGAGAAAAACTTAATTGTAGGTTTCAATTATAGGTGGAGCCCTTACGCCACTAAGATTAAAGAACTCTTGATGGACAAAACTATTGGTGATTTGATATCGGTAGATTTCAGCTGGTACCTTAACACTTACCACGGCGCTTCATATTTTAGAAGATGGCATGGCGAAATGGAAAGTAGTGGGTCTCTTTGGGTACACAAATCTACACATCATTTTGATTTACTTAATTGGTGGATAGATTCTGAACCAAGTGAAGTATTCGCTTATGGAGATTTGGAGTTCTACGGAAAAAATGGTCCTTTCAGAGGAGATAATTGCCGTACTTGTAAGCATAGTAAAGAATGTGATTTTTATTGGGATATAACCCAAAATGAATTTATGAAAGAACTTTATGTAGACCATGAACAAGAAGACGGTTACATAAGAGACAACTGCCTGTTCCGAAAAGACATAGATATATATGATAAAATGTCTGCACAGGTAAAATATGCCGATAACACCACTCTCAATTACTCCCTTACCACCTACTCCCCTTTTGAGGGCTGGAGAGTAGCTCTTAATGGTACAAAAGGGCGTATTGAAGCTTCTCAAGACATTCCTTACCATAATGACATTACTGTATCTGAAGCCGAAAAGCATACCAATGAAATGGATCAGACCAACAAGGAAGAACTATCCTATGAGCCCATCATTGTGCATAAACTCTGGAAGCAACATGAAACCATACAAGTACCTATGGAGAAAAAGGGCCATGGTGGTGGCGATAAACGTTTGCAAGACAAAATATTCAAGACCTCAGACATAGAAGACCCTTACGGCAGAACCGCGGGTATACGGGATGGTGCCATGTCAATTCTCATTGGTATTGGTGCAAGACGAAGTATTGAACAGAAAAAGCCCGTACAGATTTCAGAGCTGACCGATTTAAAACCTCAAAAAAAACGATAG
- a CDS encoding sensor histidine kinase, giving the protein MNTFQSRLDSQSKLLINFAYSSSALSFLVGIVLYMLGIVGYLPATFLLYAILNLTNMFLYKKYDKLLITSLIGSALSLIGTVVVTLLSGGINSSFIFVFSIIILGGYMTGHFFGKIYLTIILLVTVGIYAASEYGSIPNEIPENSRDLFSFISIIFCSYLLFIVFGKHLLLTHERLQTSKSEIEEGIAEKELLLRTVHHRVKNNLQTVSSLLSLQSKNTTNVKIKELAISSQHRINSMAMIHEMLYMQDNISQIAFKPYLKELTDFLVKSANSKNLDVTVNIDMPDVNLGLDTTIPLGLLINEAVTNSLKYGFPENTTGRIDILLKENTEESQSYFLDITDDGVGFSEEINHKTTKSLGLKLMHNLGRQLRGSVSRIKTEKGTGYHIIFKDKERHLPGING; this is encoded by the coding sequence ATGAATACCTTTCAAAGCAGATTAGACAGCCAAAGCAAGCTGTTAATTAACTTTGCATACTCATCTTCTGCTCTCTCCTTTTTAGTAGGTATAGTTCTTTATATGTTGGGAATTGTGGGTTATCTGCCTGCTACGTTTCTCTTATACGCTATTTTGAATCTCACCAACATGTTTCTGTATAAGAAATATGATAAATTACTGATTACATCTCTTATAGGCTCTGCTCTATCACTAATTGGAACAGTTGTAGTAACCCTCTTGAGCGGAGGTATAAACAGTTCGTTTATTTTTGTCTTTAGTATTATTATTTTAGGCGGATATATGACAGGCCACTTTTTTGGAAAAATCTACCTAACGATAATCTTACTTGTTACCGTTGGTATATATGCCGCAAGTGAGTATGGCTCCATTCCTAATGAAATACCGGAAAACTCAAGAGATCTTTTCAGTTTTATAAGTATTATTTTTTGCTCGTATTTATTGTTCATTGTTTTTGGTAAACATCTTTTACTTACCCATGAAAGACTACAAACATCAAAATCAGAAATAGAAGAAGGCATTGCTGAGAAAGAATTACTTCTTAGAACAGTTCATCATAGGGTAAAGAACAACCTACAGACCGTGTCCAGCCTATTAAGCTTACAATCCAAAAACACTACTAATGTTAAAATAAAAGAACTGGCTATCAGTAGTCAACATAGAATAAATTCTATGGCCATGATTCATGAAATGCTTTACATGCAGGATAATATCTCGCAGATAGCTTTTAAACCCTACCTAAAAGAACTTACTGATTTCTTGGTGAAATCTGCCAATAGCAAAAACCTAGATGTTACCGTAAACATAGATATGCCAGATGTTAACCTAGGTTTGGACACAACAATTCCTTTGGGATTGTTAATTAATGAAGCCGTTACAAATTCTTTAAAATATGGGTTTCCAGAAAATACTACTGGTAGAATAGACATACTTCTAAAAGAAAATACAGAAGAATCTCAAAGTTATTTTCTTGATATTACTGATGATGGAGTAGGTTTTTCTGAGGAGATAAACCATAAAACCACTAAATCTCTAGGACTTAAACTCATGCATAATCTAGGGCGCCAATTAAGAGGTTCTGTATCACGGATTAAAACAGAAAAAGGAACGGGTTATCATATTATTTTCAAAGATAAAGAGCGACATCTACCAGGAATTAATGGGTAA
- a CDS encoding RNA polymerase sigma factor codes for MFHIDVVEQCKNNNRKGQLKLYRQYCDGMFCVAMRYVKNADDAEDVLQESFLKAFQHIEQYKGNVTFGAWLKRIVINKCIDFLKTKKHETIEFEERHLPVTENEDWSIDNGVTVKEIKAAMQELPEKYKYVVMMYLLEGYDHGEISQILSLTENTCRTRLLRGKGYLKQLLKEKNYGARY; via the coding sequence ATGTTTCATATTGACGTAGTAGAGCAATGTAAAAATAATAACAGAAAGGGACAGCTGAAACTGTACCGACAGTACTGTGATGGTATGTTCTGTGTGGCGATGCGGTATGTGAAAAATGCGGATGATGCAGAAGATGTTTTACAAGAATCTTTTTTAAAGGCTTTTCAGCATATAGAGCAGTATAAGGGCAACGTTACTTTTGGTGCGTGGCTTAAAAGAATAGTAATCAATAAATGTATTGATTTCTTAAAGACCAAAAAACATGAAACTATTGAATTTGAAGAGCGTCATCTGCCAGTGACCGAAAATGAAGATTGGTCTATAGATAATGGTGTTACAGTAAAAGAGATTAAGGCAGCGATGCAAGAATTACCAGAAAAATATAAATACGTGGTAATGATGTATTTGTTAGAAGGTTACGATCATGGCGAAATATCGCAAATATTAAGTCTCACCGAAAACACCTGTCGGACTAGGCTTTTAAGAGGCAAAGGGTATTTAAAACAATTGCTAAAGGAAAAGAATTATGGCGCAAGATATTAG
- the msrA gene encoding peptide-methionine (S)-S-oxide reductase MsrA has translation MFKAILITISLFIGTSCQSHVAKKESSQEPQKKEQIVKLTSQDLDQFETAYFASGCFWCVEAIFESVKGVKEVVSGYSGGTEKNPTYEQVGGGMTSHAEAVKVFYDPKVISFTALVQVFFGSHDPTTLNSQGPDRGTQYRSVAFYKTDKEKQVIEGYIKALKDQNVYDGAPITTEVIEFTKFYDAEDYHQDYERKHPKNSYITNVSVPRLNRFKENFKEYLKEDSH, from the coding sequence ATGTTTAAAGCTATACTTATTACCATATCACTTTTTATAGGCACCTCTTGCCAATCTCATGTTGCAAAGAAAGAATCTAGTCAAGAACCACAGAAAAAAGAACAGATTGTCAAACTGACAAGTCAAGATTTAGACCAGTTTGAAACTGCATATTTCGCTAGTGGTTGTTTTTGGTGTGTAGAAGCTATATTTGAAAGTGTAAAAGGAGTTAAAGAAGTGGTTTCAGGTTATTCCGGTGGGACCGAAAAGAATCCGACTTATGAACAAGTTGGAGGAGGGATGACAAGCCACGCAGAGGCTGTTAAAGTTTTTTATGACCCAAAAGTTATTTCGTTTACAGCGCTAGTTCAAGTTTTTTTTGGTTCTCATGACCCTACTACACTAAATAGTCAAGGACCAGACCGCGGAACTCAATATAGATCTGTTGCATTTTACAAAACCGATAAAGAGAAACAGGTTATTGAAGGTTATATAAAAGCCTTGAAAGACCAAAACGTTTACGATGGTGCTCCAATTACAACTGAAGTAATCGAATTTACAAAGTTTTATGATGCGGAAGATTATCATCAAGATTACGAACGTAAGCATCCGAAAAACTCATACATTACAAATGTGTCTGTACCAAGATTAAATCGTTTCAAAGAAAATTTTAAAGAATACTTAAAGGAAGACTCTCATTAA
- a CDS encoding sensor histidine kinase, translating into MQQSTDLEKKLKSKVRLVLKVNYYSSILSLIFGGLCFFLLDIVEVIPYVFLSFGILNIINVLFYKYHKSLTLTYNIVSMMTLAGASVVTLYSGGINSPFIFVLALIVVAGYVTTRAYGALYLYLNLLIIVLIYSQSVADFSFVDDVVPESSKNLFALLSVLFSVYLLGGVFGKNLLHAHHNLYKTKNELEEKIREKETLIKEVHHRVKNNLQTVSSLLSLQSRSIVDKDVKSLLKSSQNRVITMAIVHEMLYMREDLSKIEYKSYVQELAEYLVRSIKGTSSNITLNIDIPNVKLNIDTAIPLGLLINETVTNALKYGIVDENKGEIHIKLRKTDDNEFVLNMGDNGQGFPKDVTHKNSKSLGLKLIHNLSRQLQGSIIRDLTQKGTHYTIKFKEIRDQITSVA; encoded by the coding sequence ATGCAGCAGAGTACCGATTTAGAAAAAAAACTGAAGAGCAAGGTTAGACTGGTTTTAAAAGTTAACTACTACTCATCTATTCTTTCTCTTATTTTTGGCGGACTATGTTTTTTTCTTTTAGACATTGTTGAAGTTATCCCCTATGTCTTCCTCTCTTTTGGTATCCTAAATATTATAAACGTTTTATTTTATAAATACCACAAAAGTCTCACGCTGACCTACAACATTGTTTCCATGATGACGTTGGCCGGAGCCAGTGTTGTAACCTTATATAGTGGCGGCATCAATAGCCCGTTTATTTTTGTGCTTGCTCTTATTGTAGTTGCCGGGTATGTTACTACAAGAGCCTATGGCGCACTTTATTTATATCTAAATCTGTTGATTATAGTACTGATATATTCACAGAGTGTGGCAGATTTTAGTTTTGTTGATGATGTTGTTCCAGAATCTTCAAAAAATCTATTCGCTCTTCTAAGCGTCTTATTTTCTGTTTACCTGCTAGGAGGTGTTTTTGGTAAAAACTTACTTCACGCACATCACAACTTATACAAAACCAAAAACGAACTTGAAGAAAAAATACGAGAAAAAGAAACCTTAATTAAAGAAGTACACCACAGAGTAAAAAACAATTTACAAACCGTTTCTAGTTTGTTAAGTCTGCAATCAAGAAGTATTGTGGACAAGGACGTCAAAAGTCTATTGAAAAGTAGTCAAAACCGAGTAATTACAATGGCTATAGTACATGAAATGCTCTATATGCGTGAAGACCTTTCTAAAATTGAATATAAATCTTACGTACAAGAGCTTGCAGAATATTTAGTGCGATCTATAAAAGGAACAAGTAGTAATATTACATTGAATATAGATATTCCTAATGTTAAATTGAATATTGACACCGCTATACCTCTTGGCCTATTAATAAACGAAACCGTCACCAATGCTCTAAAATATGGCATTGTAGATGAAAATAAAGGAGAGATACATATTAAGCTTCGAAAAACCGACGATAATGAGTTTGTTCTTAATATGGGTGATAACGGTCAAGGATTTCCCAAAGATGTAACTCATAAAAATTCAAAATCACTAGGCCTGAAATTGATACATAACCTGTCAAGACAGTTACAAGGTTCCATTATACGGGACCTTACTCAAAAAGGAACCCATTATACCATAAAGTTTAAGGAAATAAGAGATCAAATAACTAGTGTGGCATAA
- a CDS encoding malectin domain-containing carbohydrate-binding protein has product MRRNLITKWFLFSMLFVSFIMVPVACSSDDGGTETEQTPDPDPEPEPEPEPAPVPDPTNENTIIDATAAAHANGVSTSTVTVQLADADGKLLTASGGVVALLATGSSTLSDVTDNADGTYTATVSGTEEETIIVSGTLDGVAITSTVEITFNPDESNPAQEADQSTEAVGPTLLRINCGGPEVTFGDITFLEDQYFDGPTEAYSNPSVTEVADTEMDALYLTERITDNTVIKGPFSYKIPVTNGTYTVKLYFAEVYWGVANPEGLEGGVGSRIFNISMEDQEIFTGYDLFKEHGAGNAGSRMYDIEVADGELTITFEATVNKPKISGIEVFGTGSID; this is encoded by the coding sequence ATGAGACGTAATTTAATTACAAAATGGTTTTTGTTTTCAATGTTGTTTGTATCGTTTATTATGGTACCGGTAGCTTGTAGCAGTGATGATGGAGGAACCGAAACAGAACAAACACCAGATCCAGACCCGGAGCCTGAACCAGAGCCGGAGCCAGCTCCAGTGCCTGACCCAACTAATGAGAATACTATTATAGATGCTACGGCTGCTGCTCACGCTAACGGGGTAAGCACTTCCACAGTAACTGTTCAATTAGCTGATGCCGATGGAAAACTATTAACTGCAAGCGGTGGCGTAGTTGCCTTATTAGCTACTGGATCATCAACTTTATCTGATGTTACTGACAATGCAGACGGTACTTATACCGCAACAGTAAGTGGTACTGAAGAAGAAACTATAATTGTATCTGGAACTTTAGACGGAGTAGCTATCACCAGCACTGTCGAAATAACTTTCAACCCGGACGAATCTAACCCAGCTCAAGAAGCAGATCAATCTACTGAGGCAGTTGGCCCTACTTTACTTAGAATTAATTGTGGTGGTCCAGAAGTAACTTTTGGAGATATTACATTTTTGGAAGACCAATATTTTGATGGTCCTACCGAAGCCTATAGTAATCCTTCTGTTACAGAAGTAGCTGATACGGAGATGGATGCTCTTTATTTGACTGAAAGAATTACTGACAACACAGTTATTAAGGGACCATTCTCTTATAAAATTCCTGTTACTAATGGAACTTATACAGTAAAACTTTATTTTGCAGAGGTTTACTGGGGTGTTGCAAATCCTGAAGGCCTTGAAGGTGGGGTAGGAAGTAGAATCTTCAATATTTCCATGGAAGACCAGGAAATATTTACTGGATATGATCTTTTTAAAGAACACGGAGCTGGAAATGCAGGTAGTCGTATGTACGATATTGAAGTAGCTGATGGTGAGTTAACAATCACTTTTGAAGCAACAGTCAATAAACCAAAAATTTCTGGTATCGAAGTTTTCGGTACAGGAAGCATTGATTAA